One Candida dubliniensis CD36 chromosome 1, complete sequence genomic region harbors:
- a CDS encoding constitutive low-affinity phosphate transporter, putative (Similar to S. cerevisiae PHO91;~Similar to C. albicans PHO91) gives MKFSHSLQFNAVPEWSSKYIAYTTLKKLIYSLQRDNLRRSYQQDDEEATLEGSHLIGANYASTGQTHDESASAVFIAALDAELKKIDTFYQQQEGFIFSNMNDLMNDIDDFEKEVDESLTLPGTNKNFQGVIKQTRRTSGSSQDNYITNTTDPDTEFTQPEDDDDDEDDDDENALTSAFQENRGRRRGGSVPELHGNEHQLRHTRSIDDYVTKSPKIWNDLNNATLSNNVPAQLLLLSENRIILRKRVIGLYTTLSELKSFIELNYTGFKKALKKFDKSLNTNIKDTYLENLPNNSYIFKKSTMKKVDEHLDSLVKLYALICNHGDDLEAAKQELSIHLREHVVWERNTVWRDMIGLERKSYAANSKLINRSDGNNDEKEDGSGNMKLMSKFNISLKNPVVIKLILIFAVTVFLLNVSPFDDSAQKNCFALLICASLLWATEAIPLFVTSLVIPLLIVVLNVVKNDDGSIMETVDASKFILSTMWNSVILLLLGGFTLAAALSKYHIAKLISTWILSKAGTNPAIVLLTIMGVALFASMWISNVAAPVLCFSLIQPLIRTLPKGSKFINALIMGIALASNVGGMASPIASPQNMIAIGAMEPQPSWGEWFVIALPICVLALLLIWVFLLITFNCNSRNTHLVAIRTIDDKFSGIQWYIITVSFGTILLWCLASRLTGVFGEMGIIALIPVILFFGSGLLTTEDFNNYPWNIVILAMGGTALGKAVASSGLLNTIAITIQRQVEGFSLFGVILTIGIFVLTIATFISHTVSALILIPLVSELGHNMPDPHPRMLILSTALLCSAAMGLPTSGFPNVTAICMTDEFGKPYLTVGTFIKIGVPASVIAYAIIVTVGHATMKIINF, from the coding sequence ATGAAGTTTTCCCACTCCTTGCAATTCAACGCAGTTCCGGAATGGTCCTCGAAATATATTGCTTACACAactttaaagaaattgatttattctTTACAAAGAGATAATTTGAGAAGGAGTTACCAacaagatgatgaagaggCAACTTTAGAAGGATCACATTTGATCGGTGCAAATTATGCGTCCACTGGCCAAACTCATGACGAATCAGCATCAGCAGTGTTTATAGCTGCACTTGATGCcgaattaaagaaaatcgATAcattttatcaacaacaggAAGGATTTATTTTCAGTAACATGAATGATTTGATGAAcgatattgatgattttgaaaaagaagttgACGAGTCTTTGACATTACCTGGAACTAACAAGAATTTCCAAGGAGTTATTAAGCAAACTCGTAGAACTTCTGGTAGTTCACAGGATAACTATATAACAAACACAACTGATCCTGACACAGAATTCACCCAACCagaggatgatgatgatgacgaagaCGATGATGACGAGAATGCATTAACCAGTGCATTTCAAGAGAACAGGGggagaagaagaggaggaTCTGTCCCAGAACTTCATGGCAATGAACATCAATTACGTCATACCCGATCTATAGATGATTATGTTACAAAATCACCAAAAATCTGGAACGATTTAAATAATGCTACTTTGTCAAACAATGTTCCAGCACAATTACTCTTGTTAAGTGAAAACAGAATTATCTTAAGAAAACGTGTCATAGGATTATACACCACATTATCCGAATTGAAATCTTTTATCGAATTGAATTACACTGGGTTTAAAAAGgcattgaaaaaatttgacaAATCTTTGAATACTAATATTAAAGATACttatttggaaaatttaccaaacaattcatatatctttaaaaaatcaacaatgaaaaaagTTGATGAACATTTGGATTCATTAGTCAAACTTTATGCATTAATTTGTAATCATGGTGATGATTTAGAAGCTGCCAAACAAGAATTGTCAATCCATTTGCGTGAACATGTGGTTTGGGAAAGAAATACAGTTTGGAGAGATATGATTGGattagaaagaaaatcGTATGCCGCCAATTCCAAATTGATAAACCGAAGTGATGGGAATAATGACGAAAAAGAAGATGGCTCAGGgaatatgaaattgatgcTGAAATTCAACATTTCTTTGAAAAACCCGGTTgtgataaaattgatattgatttttgcCGTCACCGtgtttttattaaatgtgTCCCCGTTTGATGATTCTGCACAAAAGAACTGTTTTGctttattgatttgtgCATCGTTACTTTGGGCAACTGAAGCTATTCCATTGTTTGTTACTTCTTTGGTGATTCCATTATTGATTGTGGTGTTAAATGTTgttaaaaatgatgatggcTCAATCATGGAAACTGTGGATGCATCGAAATTCATATTATCGACTATGTGGAATTCagttattttattattgttgggTGGGTTTACTTTGGCTGCTGCTTTATCCAAATATCATATTGCCAAATTGATTTCTACATGGATTTTATCTAAAGCTGGAACTAACCCAGCAATTGTATTGTTGACTATTATGGGAGTGGCCCTTTTCGCCTCAATGTGGATTTCAAATGTTGCTGCACCAGTATTGtgtttttcattgattcaACCTTTAATCAGAACTTTACCAAAAGGATCGAAATTTATCAATGCATTGATAATGGGTATTGCTCTTGCGTCAAACGTAGGTGGTATGGCCTCACCAATTGCCTCTCCACAAAATATGATTGCTATTGGTGCTATGGAACCCCAACCATCTTGGGGTGAATGGTTTGTTATTGCTCTCCCCATTTGTGTTTTGgcattattgttgatttgggTATTTTTGTTAATTACATTCAATTGCAATTCAAGAAACACTCATTTGGTGGCAATTAGAactattgatgataaattcTCTGGAATCCAATGGTATATTATTACAGTGTCCTTTGGAACTATATTACTTTGGTGTTTAGCTTCTAGATTGACTGGAGTTTTTGGGGAAATGGGTATAATTGCCTTGATACCTgtgattttgtttttcgGTTCCGGATTATTGACTACAGAGGATTTTAACAATTATCCATGGAATATTGTTATATTAGCCATGGGAGGTACTGCTTTGGGTAAAGCTGTTGCTTCGTCAGGATTATTGAATACAATTGCCATCACCATCCAACGTCAAGTTGAAGGcttttcattatttggaGTTATTCTAACCATTGGAATTTTTGTATTAACTATTGCTACTTTTATCAGTCATACTGTGTCAGCATTAATTCTTATACCATTGGTTAGTGAGCTTGGTCACAATATGCCTGATCCTCATCCAAGAATGTTGATTTTATCCACAGCATTATTGTGTAGTGCAGCTATGGGATTACCAACATCTGGATTCCCCAACGTTACTGCTATATGTATGACTGACGAATTTGGGAAGCCATACTTGACAGTAGGaacatttattaaaattggGGTTCCTGCCTCAGTGATAGCCTATGCCATTATTGTAACTGTGGGTCATGCAACTATGAAGATTATCAACTTTTGA